A portion of the Paenibacillus sp. PvR098 genome contains these proteins:
- a CDS encoding YicC/YloC family endoribonuclease, whose translation MITSMTGFGQAARTLAGFRVQIDLKSVNHRYCEVVVRMPREWVRYEDVVKRAVVTRIKRGRVDAFVTVDRDREAPQTVEVDWALAMGYRQAAQQLREKLSLAEELSLRDLLTIPGMVSMRDELELEEGILESEIFSCTDEAAKELVTMREREGTFLLTDLEQRIAAMESYRQAAIQLAPVVVKEYAEKLKGRIQELLQHMPVDESRIAMEVALFADRAAIDEELTRLHSHFGQFKELLRTAEPVGRKLDFLVQEMNREVNTIGSKGNHAPLASIVVEMKAELEKIREQIQNIE comes from the coding sequence ATGATTACCAGTATGACCGGCTTCGGCCAAGCCGCCCGTACCTTGGCCGGCTTCCGCGTGCAGATCGATTTGAAATCGGTCAACCATCGATACTGTGAGGTTGTCGTAAGGATGCCCCGGGAGTGGGTTCGTTACGAAGACGTGGTGAAACGTGCCGTAGTCACCAGGATCAAGCGCGGGCGTGTTGATGCTTTCGTAACGGTCGATCGCGATCGTGAGGCACCTCAAACGGTCGAAGTGGACTGGGCTTTGGCGATGGGTTACCGGCAAGCGGCTCAGCAGCTGCGGGAGAAACTTTCGCTTGCTGAAGAACTCTCCCTTCGCGATTTGCTGACCATTCCCGGTATGGTTTCGATGCGAGACGAGCTTGAGCTAGAGGAAGGGATACTGGAATCCGAAATTTTCTCTTGCACGGATGAGGCGGCCAAGGAGCTCGTTACGATGCGGGAGCGTGAGGGCACATTTCTCCTTACGGATTTGGAGCAGCGTATCGCTGCCATGGAAAGCTATAGGCAGGCTGCCATTCAGTTGGCTCCTGTAGTCGTTAAGGAATACGCGGAGAAGCTGAAAGGCCGTATTCAGGAGCTGCTGCAGCACATGCCTGTAGATGAGAGCCGGATTGCGATGGAAGTGGCATTGTTCGCGGATCGCGCCGCAATCGATGAAGAATTGACCCGGCTGCACAGCCATTTTGGACAGTTCAAGGAGCTGCTGCGCACTGCCGAACCGGTAGGCCGCAAGCTGGATTTCCTCGTCCAAGAAATGAACCGTGAAGTGAATACCATCGGCTCCAAAGGCAATCATGCGCCGCTCGCCTCCATTGTGGTTGAGATGAAAGCGGAGCTTGAGAAGATACGGGAGCAGATTCAAAATATCGAATAA